A region from the Paenibacillus humicola genome encodes:
- a CDS encoding MerR family transcriptional regulator: protein MEPLFSISDIAERTGFSQDTIRYYERIGLLPEVRRKNNGHREYTQSDLDCFTFVAFLKRANMPLKEIERYIMFYKAENYEGCYNVLQEHKIMIEAQISDMLTALDLMKYKIENYKELMGLTSSTSGPAPQTPQGG from the coding sequence ATGGAACCTTTATTTTCGATCTCGGACATTGCGGAACGGACAGGATTCAGTCAGGATACCATCCGTTATTACGAGAGGATCGGACTGCTGCCGGAAGTGCGGCGCAAAAATAACGGACACAGGGAATATACCCAGTCCGATCTCGACTGTTTTACGTTTGTTGCCTTTCTGAAGAGAGCCAATATGCCGCTGAAAGAAATTGAACGGTATATCATGTTTTATAAAGCTGAGAACTATGAAGGCTGTTATAACGTGCTGCAGGAACACAAAATCATGATTGAGGCGCAGATCTCGGACATGCTCACCGCATTGGATTTGATGAAGTATAAAATAGAGAATTATAAGGAGTTGATGGGCCTCACCTCATCAACGTCTGGACCTGCGCCGCAAACTCC